A section of the Gloeobacter violaceus PCC 7421 genome encodes:
- a CDS encoding GFA family protein, producing MRHNSQNLTIYEGGCHCGAVRFRVAVEKHEADDCNCSICRKKGFLHLIVPNERFTLISGTDALSTYTFNTGVAKHTFCRVCGIHPFYRPRSHPDAVDVNVRCLDGEVLEKFSIVPFDGAHWEQSMEQAQLQGRWQSN from the coding sequence GTGCGCCACAATAGCCAGAATTTGACAATCTACGAAGGCGGTTGCCACTGCGGCGCTGTGCGCTTTCGCGTGGCGGTGGAAAAGCACGAGGCGGACGATTGCAACTGCTCCATCTGCCGCAAAAAAGGATTCCTGCACCTGATCGTGCCGAACGAGCGCTTCACGTTGATAAGCGGCACCGATGCCCTAAGCACCTACACGTTCAACACCGGCGTGGCCAAACACACCTTCTGCCGGGTCTGCGGGATCCACCCGTTCTACCGGCCCCGCTCCCACCCGGATGCCGTGGACGTCAACGTGCGCTGTCTCGACGGCGAGGTGCTCGAAAAGTTCTCGATTGTCCCATTCGACGGAGCGCACTGGGAGCAAAGCATGGAGCAGGCCCAACTCCAGGGGCGGTGGCAGAGCAATTGA